The region GTAGCTGAAACCTAGAATGTAAGCTCAAGCAAAGAAATTCAATAAACAATGAATGAAGTTGGGCAGCACGGATgctgcagtgagtagcactgcctcctcacagcaaggaggtcctgggtttgaatcccggttggccgggacctgtctgtgtggagtttgcatgttctccccgtgtttgcgtggatttcctccaggtactccagtttcctcccacagtcaaaggACATGCatctaatggtgtgtgtgccctgcgatggactggcgacctttccagggtgtatccctgcctttcgccaaatatatgctgggataggctcctgcccccctgcaaccctgttcaagatgatgatgatgaatggatggatggattttaggTTGATTCGTTCTTTCTGGAGAAGGATTTCCCTGTAACCCTAGAAAGCGTGATTCACGTTCAGCCTGTGGACTCACATTCAGCCTAGTGTCTCCACGTTCTCCCCTTGCAGCGATGTCCTGCCCACCCCACAGCCACTATGAGGTATGTGCGGACACCTGTGCCAACGCCTGCCCCGGCCTGGCGGAGGTCGCGCAGTGCCCCAGCACCTGCACCGAAGGCTGTGAGTGTGACGCTGGCTACCTGTTCAACGGCGAGAGCTGTATCCAGGAGGACCAGTGCGGCTGCTATGACAACGGACGCAGCTACAAGGTGGGTATCAGTCCTGATACATCAGCGTTCAGAATCTTCTTTTCATTTGTGATCTCAGGTCTTAAAGGGTTAAGCCTGTGTCTGGCTGGGTTTTTGCTAGGGAGCCTCATTAGACCACCAGGGACACCGTGACTGTCTATAGAGCAGTGGTCatcactcctggttctggagagctgcagggtgtgctggcttttgttcttTCTCAGCACTGAGGACCACTGCAATGTGGATCCAGGGTGTGTGAGTCATGTGATCACTGTTGTTCTTGTGCGGGTTGCCTCAGGCAGGGGAGGTGGTGTACGATGACGACTGCAAGCAGAAGTGCACGTGCGACGCCCTTAAAGGTCTGACCTGCCAGGCTCACACCTGCCCCAGCGGAACCAAGTGTCTGGTCAGGAAGGGGGTGAAGGCATGCTTCAATACAGGCAAGATCCCCCGCTCGTACACTCCGTCATACATCCATACGTCCATACGTCCTGACCCTGCATCATATTAACAGTTCAGCACTCATAGTCATGGGCGTGCATTGGAGGTTGCAGGTGCAAGTCCTATGTGGTCGTACTGCTGTGGCACTCTTCAGCGAGGAGCATAACCTGAATAGTGTCTGTCAATATTTACCTGTATGAATGAAATATTTCTACAAAATTCAATCAGTTTAAGGACATTAGATACACAAATGTAGAATGTTCTATTGAGGTCTAACCGCAACTTCAATGCAAATGAAAGTTTTGAAACTGaagtgctgtgtttctagtggaGGGAAAACCTGTCTAGGCATGTGCATGAGCTATTttaatgaagtttttttttttttaaatggctcaAGATCGTAGGATTTATTTGGCCCTGTTGAATGCACTCATACATAAGGGTGAATTTTAAAAGGCTCTTTACAAAATTAATCACAATTATATGCATTCTGAAATACTCACAAATTTAGAGAGGGTTTTCCTGTATTACTGCTGTAGTGAGCTTCACCTATATTATTTACCCTatcatgcatttttatttgtttttgtgttttgtttgagtAAGACTAACATTGAGCATTAAGGTACTTAGTGATGGGATTCTCtgcttgacttttaaacatcttGTAAAGAGCCCTTTGGCGATTGTATCAGACATCTTGACTGAAGCACAGCATAAGCAAAGCCCTGCACATGTGATATAAATCGTGTAAACATCCATTATTTTAATAGTTCATTttaatctttcatttttttcattttagtaGCCTTGTCTTTGTGTGCTATCTGAGATTTGACACTTGTCTTGATTATGTCGTGATAATGTGTCAGCGTTTCGAAATTAGTACGAAAGTGTTGTCAGACACCGATTACCCCTGCTATTGTCAAGAGGACTGGTTCAGTGCTCAGTAGACTGTACAGTTGTGTGCAAAATAAATCATCAAATGATTTAAAAAGATAAtgaaatgattaaaaatgtgtCAGAAAAGCTGCAGCTCCCCGAGACCTGATCtgtgtattaaatatttaacgAGCAGAACGAGAAGAGACTCGCTTTTTTCTCTCAATGTATGTGGCGCCAGCTTCCGAATGTTTCACTGTATTCATTCCTAACAAATGGCCGAAGGCTGAAAACGCGCGATCTGGCGTAAAGGTGgtaatctctctctcagatcccTGCAAGGACGCCAAGTGCCGGGTGAAGGAgacgtgccgggtggagaaggGCGAGGCCGTGTGCGTGCCCCAGTACCACGGGACGTGCTGGGCCTGGGGCGACCCCCACTACCACACCTTCGACGGGCTCAACTTTGACTTCCAGGGCACCTGCAAGTACACCGTCTCGCAGACCTGCGGGGCCAACGCGGCCGGCCTGGTGCCCTTCTCCATCCAGGAGCGCAACGACAACCGCGGCAGCACCGCCGTCTCCTTCGTCAGGGAGGTGGACGTCACCGTCTACGGCTACACCTTCACCCTGGTCAAGCACCAGTACGGCCGAGTCATGGTAAGGGCGAGAGACACGACGCCCTCTGACGTGATTATTCCGGGAATAATGGCTGCCTTCAAAACCACATACCTGGAATACTACTCGTACTGTATTGCAATGTAAATCAGCCTGAGATTCAGTATGAGTAGTGTGTTAGTATGCGGTTTTGAACACGCAAGTCTTCCCACCCTATGAATGTGTCGAGAAGGCCTGCTGGGATTTGGATTTATTGCTGAACGTTTTCTCCTGGTTTCAGCCATTTCAACTCTTTGATAGGTATGTTCATGATGTATGGAAGTCTTCTGTGTTTGGTTCACACACGTAGCATCTGAAAATTAAGGTGTATTTTGCTCTAATCAAGAAAAAAGTGTAgatcaatataaaaaatgacaataataataataattcagacaatgaattaatgaaaagtTCATTATTATTGAGAATGTCTATTGATTGTTCATACCTTTGATCAATCAGCACCTGGAAATGGGATAAATGGCAATGTTAAagcattacgctacaggcctgcCATAGCAGGTTTTTACTACTTCTAGTAGTTATGTACAGGTCACAGGTGAATGAATCCAGTCAAGAATGCATGTTCATTTAATGCACTTGTTTTTAGAAATGCATAggcttgattttatttatattttagttgtgcagtttgttttggaaaatgaacatCCTGTCCAAATATGCATGAACATAAATGTTTGACTGGAACAAATCCAAAAATCCCTTTCAACTGGTTTTAATGTTTTAGAAGGCAGTTTTCTTTGGGATATCTCTGAACACTTGAGCACTTGTATTCCTTTCATTCAGGGTCTAAagtaattcacattttttagAGATATAATTTATTCAGACAGAATATGTCTGACTACTAGAGGAGACGAGTGGCTTCAATATTCTCAGCTTTCGTTATTAATTTATAAGACATTTCCCTCGTTTATAACATAAGGTTTTCTCAACTTTGCTTATTAATCTATAGCACATTCCCCTTGTTTATAACATAAGGTCATAATGTCTTCTTTCCAATACTAACAGTAAGAGTTTAATTTCTAATATTTATAAAATGCCATATATTTTTAAGCCTTGTGAGGTAACTGacagttttcttttctgttaaTACAACACAACTAAACTGACTTTTTCTGTCTGTGCTTGACGTAATGGGTAATGTGTAGTCTGAGATAAATCTTTGTCTGttgatttctgtgtttgtggaaCAGCTCTCTCTTGTAAAAGAGGTCTTGATCTCAATGAGaccattcatttaaataaaggaataataaaGAATCATAAAGAAATATGAGTTGAGTTTGAAGGAACGTGGCAACCCTGTGTGTCTCCCAGCTGGATAACGAGGTGCAGAACCTGCCCCTCCAAATGGACCGGGACCTGGTGACGGTGACCCAGCGCGGGCGCACGGCGGTTCTGCAGACCAACTTCGGGCTGCGCGTCACCTACGACTGGAACTGGAAGCTGGTCATCGAGCTCCCCAGCAGCTACTACGACAGCGTGTGCGGCCTGTGCGGGAACTTCAACGGCGACCGCAAGGACGAGCTGCGCAACCCCGCCGGCAAGCCCGTGGCCTCCGTCATCGACTGGGGCAAGAGCTGGAGGGTGCCCGACCCCCAGGACCCCAACTGCTGGGACCAGTGCCAGGCGGGCTGCCCCACCTGCAACCAGAACCAGCGCAAGCTCTACGAGACGGAGGCGCTCTGCGGCGCGCTCACCAACAAGGTGGATGGCGCGTTCAAGAGCTGCCACGACAAGCTGGACCCGCGGGCCTTCATGGAGAACTGCGTCTACGACATGTGCCTGCACAAGGGCGATAAGAAGATGCTGTGCCAAGCGCTGGAGTCCTACAGCGAGATGTGTCTGCAGGAGGGGGTCGTCATCAAGGGCTGGAGGACCAAGTTCGGCTGCCGTGAGTGCTGGGGCGTCTGGGGACACTTTATTTGAACGTctcgccataaggctgacataacactctCATACAAATGGCATAACAGCTGATGTCAGGTTATGTGTAATGTTATAAATCCGTCATAATTTTATCTGTAAATTTCAACATCAACAACGTTAATCAACATCCTTCTTAACATTTACCGATAAAAGTATaagttttatgtcatttgacatcaactgacatcagCTGTAATGCtttcttgtgacagctgttgtgtcatgtgtataacagtgttatgtcagccttgtGGCGAGGGGTTCAAGTGCAGTGTCGTCAATTATTCATATGGGGGGTAATACAGGAAGACTGTCCACATTCAGTTTGAGTATTTGTAGCACAAACTCAACTAAAAGCTTTTGGATTGGAATGAGAGCcagtttttctttcattgctcCATTCAACGGAGAAGTGAAATGTAGGATGgttgttttcctttttaatgtcAGTCCTTGAAATGGTACACAGAAGGTTTTAGTTACTACTTATTTGGAGCAGAATGCCTTTTGGAAGAAAGTGATATATTCAGAAATGTTGGCAGTAATATCCACATTTATCTCTGATAGCTGGCATGTTGACCTTCTGTCATCTCAAATATCTGCTCTCTGAagatttttaattgaatttattgGTTGTATTTTTTACTGGACTGAGTTAATGTGGGATTTACCCCACCTGGTGTCCTAATCCCAGCAGGGCATGAAATGAAGCTTTTTCACCCACTGTCTAGAGTCGATTCTAAAATGTCATCCATTTTCAACAATTAACAGCCACGCCACCTTTGACAAAGTAACGCAACCTGGCCGGTTACctgccaaaatggctgctagaGTAGGAAATCATCCCAGCCACAATCAAAACGGCGGGTGTAAATCCCATCCGCTGAAGTGTGTGCTCCTTGTTCCCGCAGCCATGAGCTGCCAGCCCCACAGTCACTACGAGGAGTGCGCCAGCCCCTGCCCGCTGACCTGCCCGTTCACGGACGGCGACCGCCCGGCCTGCAAGGCGCTGTGCTCGGAGGGCTGCGCGTGCGACAAGGGCTACGCCCTGAGCGCGGGGAAGTGCGTGCCCGAGAAGGCGTGCGGCTGCTCCTACCAGGGCCGCTACTACGAGCCGGGGCAGAGCTTCTGGGCCGATGGGGGCTGCCACCAGCTGTGCGTGTGCGACGCCGCCCTGCGCATGGTGGTGTGTCGCCCCGAGGGCTGCAAGGCCACGGAGCGCTGCGCGCTGGAGGGCGGGGTGCGGGCCTGCCGCCCCCTCAGCTACTCCACCTGCTCGGCCGCCGGGGACCCCCACTACCTCACCTTCGACGGGCGCCGCTTCAACTTCCAGGGCACCTGCGTGTACCAGCTGGCGGCGCTGTGCTCCAAGGACCCCAGCCTGGCCGCGTTCGAGGTGACGGTGCAGAACGACCACCGCGGGAGCAAGGCCGTGTCCTACACCAAGGTGGTGACGGTGAAGGTGTACGGCGTCACCGTCACCATCAGCAAGGACTACCGCTTCAAGATCCTGGTGAGAGAGCCTTTCTGTGTCTGCTACCTACTTAACCTCCTCTAATCGATCACAGGTTCCGCCATTTTCTCCTAATTACAAAATCGCTGAGGCTACACTTGTTTTGCGAGACTCATTTGAATGGTCTGTTAAGAGGCACCTCAGGGGGGTTGCTTTGGctgataattatttaaatggaaTCTCCAGGGGTCTGGCCAAATGGAAGCAGCtgctgaaatattaaaatgattaatttgcacCTTTTTTTAAGGGCCGAACAGCTTCatctgctctgtgctctgtgcagacTGTTAAAAAGGGAGTGTTGAAACATTTAAACGTTTTCGGCTCTTTGGTGGTCCTTTTTAATCTGCGATGGTCTCTTACCACACAAACTCCAGCCGTTCTGTGGTTTTGTTACGGCGGGAGGTGAGAGGCAGAGTGACTAGTGAAGCGTGTAGTGACTAATGTAACCAGGCCTGGGTCAGCTGCACATTGCAACACTTCATCTCTCCAGCTTCCTGCAGAGCACCCCTGCAGACCCCTGATCATTTCTAACCGTGCCATTAACCAAAACACGCCTTGCTTGAAAGaagaattttgtttttaatgtttgtgaaaatctttttttttcaactgtcgTCAGATTAATAGTAATAGTCAGATTAATTTTTTCCTGATTTACAGTCGTAGTTTGTTCTTTGACCTTGGTATGCGCTTTGTTGAACatctctttggataaaaccatctgctaaatgtaatgtaatgtagtgtagtgagGACAGattgtctccctctttctctctctctctctctgtgaccagGTGGATGGGCAGTTCACCTCCATGCCCTTCCAGTTTGACGGCGAGAGGCTCCAGGTGTTCCGCAGCGGCTGGACCGCCGTGCTGGAGACCGCGTTCGGCATGCGTGTCACTTTCGACTGGAACAGCGTGGTGACGGTCACCCTCCCCAACACCTACCAGGGCGCCGTCTGTGGCCTGTGCGGCAACTACAACCGTAATCCCGGCGACGACGGCACACTGCGCGATGGGAAGGCGGCGGGGAGCGAGGCCCAGCTGGGGGAGAGCTGGAGGGTGGGCACGGTCCCTGGCTGTGTCTCCGGCTGCACGGGGCCCCTCTGCCAGGCCTGCTCCGGCTCCCAGCTCCAGCCCTACCGTGCCCAGCGCTACTGCGGCATCATCGCCGACAAGGCCGGGCCCTTCCGTGACTGTCACGCCCGCCTGGACCCCGCCCCGTTCCTGGAGGACTGCGCCTACGATGCCTGCCACTTCAAGGGCCGCCATAGCGCCGTCTGCCAGGCGATCGCCGCGTACGTGGAGCGGTGTCAGAGCATGGGCGTGGCCGTGCGCTCCTGGAGGAGCGACTCCTTCTGCCGTGAGTCTGCTGCCGTACCCCGTCTGGCCAGCAGTGGGCTCCCACACTGCACTGAGGCGCTTTCTTTAAGCCTTTCAGTCCAATATCAAGTATGTGCCGTAGCACAATATGTGCCGACCAGATCctaaggggttttggctttggttgcgAAAATGTAGAAAGTTAAGTAACATTTAGGAGGGTTTTAATAGGGCTCAAAGCAATATTGTAGCAGTCAGTTTGATTGGATGGAAAGGTACAAGGTCGAGTGTGCCATTTGCATTTTACAGTGGTTATGCTTGAATGCCATATGGTGCTCTTGAGACTGAGAGTTATGAAAGTGTTCTGAATAAATCCTGACCTCTTATATTCAAGTAATAATCAGTAGATATAATATTCATGGATATTCATTTTCCGATAATATATTTAGCATTCTCGTTTTGAGAATCTTTGAGAATTTTCGTTGCTCTCCTGATTTTAAGCCATGTAAGTTCAGAGATATTTGCACTTATTCTCTGCTGAATGACCTTTAACCTTTGTGTCCCCCTGCTGAAACCAATTAGCTTTTTTTAAGggttaaaaacaacacacattaaTGTGAAAGTTTTAACATCTGGGGCAGTGTTGTACGCAGAAGAATgacctgtgacctttgacctcatgCAGCGGCCTCCTGCCCCAAGAACAGCCATTACCACCTCTGCTCCCCGGGCTGCGCCACCACCTGCGCCGGCACACCCACGCGCTGCTCCCTGCCCTGCCGGGAGGGCTGCCGCTGCGACGAGGGCCATATCCTGAGCGGGGACGCCTGCGTGCCACTGGCAGAGTGCGGCTGCACCTATGGGGGGCGCTACTACAAGAAGTGCGAGGTCTTCTACCCTCGCGGCCAGTGCCAGGAGCGGTGCAAGTGCGGCGAGAACGGCGCCATCCAGTGCGACAAGTTCAAGTGTGCCGCGGGCGAGGCCTGCAAGGTTGTGGGCGGGGTGGGCGGGTGCCACCCCGAGGGGGAGGGGAAGTGCGTGGCCTCTGGAGACCCCCACTACATCTCCTTCGACGGGCGCCGCTTCGACTTCCAGGTACGAGAGTTGGGGTCGGGTTTGCTATGCTCCAGCCTTGGCCAGTCATTGCTGGAATAGACTTCATTAGAGTCCGAAAGCACCGTGTGGCTGCTGGTAACTCCATCTGGGATTCTGAGCTGGTCTTGGTCATAGCCGgctctgtttcacaaagcaggactactgaggctggataactgtgctgagtaaaacccagagcagGGACTAAAGTAAACACAGGTGTTACAGTTGCAGTTATTGAGCGAACTCCACTTAAACTAGGTTGACCAGCTAGTTTTAGCCAGCTAGTTTAAAGTGGAGTTTTCAGCAGGAATCGTAGGCTCCTGCACCAGAATCTCAGGCCTCTTATGCAGGTCCTCAGTTCTGTACTGGTCTAACGAGCCGTTGAAAAGAGAAAGATAACTAAGCCTCATCTCTGCAGGCCCGGAGAGGTGGAACTGCCTGGACACATCAGAGCTGCATATACATCTGCTTTCAGTCTTTCTTAAATGCATGCTGCAGATTACATTATTGACGACaggattattgattattgacTGCTTTTGCGATGCACAGTAGTGCAGAAACCAAATCGTGATCGGGTCACCTGCTTTGTTTCTTGGGGTGTGTCACTGAATTGAGGGCAGCTGAAATATTTCAGGACGTTGCTACGGGACGCAGGCTGTTATTTTAACCCGGTCGTTGGCCTTCCCCCGCTCCCAGGGCACCTGCGTCTACACCCTGGCCGAGGTGTGTGACACAGACGGGAGAAGGCTGGTCCCCTTCGTGGTGCAGGAGAGCAACGAGAAGTACGGCAACGGCAGGGTGGCCGTCACCAAGGAGGTGTCGGTGGTGGTCTACAGCTACGTCATCACCATCAAGCAGGGCATGAGCTGGAGAGTCATCGTGAGTTACTCGTGTCTTGAAAGGGGATCGACAACCCCACTCAAAACCGTGTGTTCTGTCCTACCTGTAAAATAGCTGACATGACCTGTCAAAATAAACCCCTCAGAAAAATCGGTAACACTTTACTCCAACCCCTCGGCAAAAGGCTGAcgtaacactgtcatacacgtGACATAGCGGCTGTCACGAGgtggcataacagatgatgtcagttgatgtaCAATGATATAGACCTGTCAGACTGTTTTGAATAGATGTTAACATCTATGCATCTATATCGACTATCCTCTTCTCTTATTGTACAAGTTGTCTTATGAATTGGAGAATACTGTAATGGTGACTAATCAGTTCTTCTCCAATATTGCTCTGGTTTGATTGTCACAATCACAATAGCTAAGACATAACTAGTATTTAGTCTTGTCAGCTCCAGGCCAAATAATATGTGCATACAATACAAATTGACATAATTCAAGACTGCACTAAATCTCCACTATTCCCTTCAGTTGAAGAACGTGTATGTTCTTGTGGGGTAAAGTTTTACATGTGACACACAGTAGAAGTGAGAGAAATCGTTTTAAAGTGAGGAGCAACATCAGGAATAACTGAAGTTCCCCTTTAGCCATATACTGAAAAATAATAGATAATATATTAACATATTCACTTCTTATTTCAGGAAgtgctgttcatttttaaatgtgagaGTGGTACAAGCCTATTTTCAGAAGAAAACGTGATTAAAGTAAAATCCAAATTGCCGAAAACACGAGCCCTCAGGACAGGCTTTTAAGAGGGCCGTAATgcgttttattttcaaataaagctGGAATCATTTCTGAAACCctttaatcacattcacactcttGTCTGCAGTGCGCCTGATACAGGGTGCAGACACCAGACCAGAGACTAGAATAATAACTACTGCGATTTTATAGTTCCCATGGTTTCCACCTAATTGGCCGAGTGAGTGATACTATGCGTGAATGGAGCCTAACAATGGCTAATGATATAAGTGATGTGTGCATTCAGCCCAACTTTGGCTTTTAGGTGATATGTGAATTTAGCCTAACATGCcttatggggcgacattggtaCGATTCCTACCCTGGGcatgtggaagtgtccctgagcaagacacctaacccccaaatgctcctgacaagctggttggggccttgcaagccagccaatcgccgttggtgtgtgattgtgagtgtgtgtatgaatgggtgaatgtgaagtatcaattgtgcagcgctttggataaaggcgcaatataaatgccaaccattatatattatatgtgaATTTGACCCAACATTGGCTTACGATGTAAGCAATATGTAAATTTACCCCAACATTGGAACAACAGGTGCTGTCTGACCTATAGTTCTTCACTAAAACAGCATTAAATAACTTGACACATGCTTGGGAGAGCAAGTAGAGGAAATGGCCACTCCCGTAGATCTGAGtgcaaaaagatgaaaaataaatgcagaggATGAGCACAGCTGAAGTGCACCGAGTTTTTGAGCCACTGACAAAATATAGTGACCAGGAAAATGTCTGCCATGGCTTCTTTGGATTCAGGCCTGAACAGCTCAGGTTGTTCTCTCTATAAAAGTGAGACTGGAGAGTCTATTGTAGAGTGAAGAGCCTTGTTGACATGATGGCGG is a window of Conger conger chromosome 1, fConCon1.1, whole genome shotgun sequence DNA encoding:
- the LOC133136396 gene encoding IgGFc-binding protein-like, producing the protein MSCPPHSHYEVCADTCANACPGLAEVAQCPSTCTEGCECDAGYLFNGESCIQEDQCGCYDNGRSYKAGEVVYDDDCKQKCTCDALKGLTCQAHTCPSGTKCLVRKGVKACFNTDPCKDAKCRVKETCRVEKGEAVCVPQYHGTCWAWGDPHYHTFDGLNFDFQGTCKYTVSQTCGANAAGLVPFSIQERNDNRGSTAVSFVREVDVTVYGYTFTLVKHQYGRVMLDNEVQNLPLQMDRDLVTVTQRGRTAVLQTNFGLRVTYDWNWKLVIELPSSYYDSVCGLCGNFNGDRKDELRNPAGKPVASVIDWGKSWRVPDPQDPNCWDQCQAGCPTCNQNQRKLYETEALCGALTNKVDGAFKSCHDKLDPRAFMENCVYDMCLHKGDKKMLCQALESYSEMCLQEGVVIKGWRTKFGCPMSCQPHSHYEECASPCPLTCPFTDGDRPACKALCSEGCACDKGYALSAGKCVPEKACGCSYQGRYYEPGQSFWADGGCHQLCVCDAALRMVVCRPEGCKATERCALEGGVRACRPLSYSTCSAAGDPHYLTFDGRRFNFQGTCVYQLAALCSKDPSLAAFEVTVQNDHRGSKAVSYTKVVTVKVYGVTVTISKDYRFKILVDGQFTSMPFQFDGERLQVFRSGWTAVLETAFGMRVTFDWNSVVTVTLPNTYQGAVCGLCGNYNRNPGDDGTLRDGKAAGSEAQLGESWRVGTVPGCVSGCTGPLCQACSGSQLQPYRAQRYCGIIADKAGPFRDCHARLDPAPFLEDCAYDACHFKGRHSAVCQAIAAYVERCQSMGVAVRSWRSDSFCPASCPKNSHYHLCSPGCATTCAGTPTRCSLPCREGCRCDEGHILSGDACVPLAECGCTYGGRYYKKCEVFYPRGQCQERCKCGENGAIQCDKFKCAAGEACKVVGGVGGCHPEGEGKCVASGDPHYISFDGRRFDFQGTCVYTLAEVCDTDGRRLVPFVVQESNEKYGNGRVAVTKEVSVVVYSYVITIKQGMSWRVIVDDEETNLPLYLDEGRITVTQEGRNILVRTDFGLRVLYDTVYYVEVVVPSTYKGRMCGLCGNYNGNSRDDFRLPDGRQVASVDAFGKAWTADLPGLECAGCGGQCPVCKQAEAAKHSKPDSCGIISSRTGPFRACHTKVDPKPYLQHCVFDVCALDGDRGTLCKSVQAYAIACQHAGAEIHAWRTTSFCPAPCPAHSHYEVCADTCGTTCASLAGPGSCSSTCFEGCQCDPGFVSDGDKCVSMDSCGCIHEGRYMKSGQSVVSKGCESVCTCYPTGAVLCKKQQCGIGETCRVRDGVRGCHPKEGDCSIKPGGHFGSFDGLAGGTDWHGAFEMASLCALQSEQWFRVVVDVRLCEKGGRATAAAVYVFFKDTVVSVNNRREAWANGRKLSLPGSPAKDLSVRVTDSAVLVERWSSLRVTYYFTQEVRVTVAVHLAGKVCGACGNFNGNAKDDLTSAAGTSSVSVSEVIGSWHAGDFSRCGL